The Nocardioides sp. cx-173 genome segment ATCGCCAGGCCGCGCTCCTCGCGCAGCTCGTCGAACAGGTCCAGGATCTGCGCCTGGACGGTGACGTCCAGCGCCGTGGTCGGCTCGTCGGCGATGAGCAGCTGCGGGTCGCAGGCCAGCGCGATCGCGATCATCACCCGCTGGCGCTGACCGCCGGACAGCTCATGGGGGAAGGAGCGCAGCCGTCCCTCCGGGTCGGGCAGGTCCACCTGGTGGAGCAGCTCGACGGCGCGCGCGAGCGCCTCGCGCTTGGAGACGCCCCGGTGGCGTCGGATGGGCATGGCCAGCTGCTGGCCGATGCGCATCACCGGGTTGAGCGCGGTCATCGGGTCCTGGAAGACCATGGCGATCTGCTGCCCGCGGATCTCCTGGCGCATCTCTTTCTCGGAGAGCGCCGCCAGGTCGCGACCGCGGTAGCCGATCCGGCCGGCGCGGTGGGCGATGCTGCGTTGCGGGAGGATGCCGAGGATCGAGCGGGCCGTGACGGACTTGCCGGAGCCGCTCTCGCCGACGAGGCCGTGCACCTCGCCCTCCCCGATGCGCAGGTCGACGCCGTTGATCACCTGGGCGACTCCGCGGGCCGTGCTGAAGTGCATCTCGAGGCCCTCGACCTCGAGCAGGGGGGCGCTCACAGGGCTGCCTCCTTGATGTCGAACTTCCGGTTGAGCTCCTCGGCCAGGAAGTACAGGGCCAGGAGCGTCACGAACATGGCGCCGGCGGGCAGCAGTGCGATGTGCGGGGCGGAGTCGAAGTCCGAGCGGCCGTCGCCCATCATCGTGCCCCAGCTCGAGGTGGGCGGCGGCACGCCGAGGCCCAGGAAGCTGAGCGAGCCCTCGGCCACGATCGCCACCGCGACGAGCACGGTCGCGAACGCGATCACCGGCCCCACGACGTTCGGCACGATCTCGCGGCGCAGGATCCGCCAGCTGCCCGACCCCATCCCGCGCGAGGCGATGACGAACTCGCGCTCCGCGAAGCCGAGGGTGGCCGCGCGGGTCACGCGCGCCACCTGCGGCGCGGCGATGAACCCGATGCCGATGATGATCGTCTTGAGCCCGGGGCCCATGAAGACGCTCAGCGCGATCAGCGCCACCAGGGAGGGGAAGGCGAGCAGGATGTCCATGACGCCGTTGATGATCCGCGAGAGCCAGCCGCCGAAGTAGCCGGAAATCAGCCCGAGCACCGCGCCGACCAGGACCGCGAGGGCGATGCCGCCGATGCCGACGGTGAGGCTCACCCGCCCGCCGATCAGCAGCCGGCTCAGCATGTCGCGACCGATCGTGTCGGTGCCGAGCCAGTGGTCGACGTGACCGGGGGGCACCGCGATGGCGGCGTAGTCGCTGCGGTCGGGGTCGGGTAGGGGAAGCAACGGGAAGAGGACCGCGCCGAGGACCAGCAGCGCGATCCAGGCGGCGGACAGCATGGTCACCCAGCGGACCTTGCGACGAGCACGGGGCTCGGCCGGCGGGGCCACCCCGGCCCCGGCCGCGGTGAGGTCGGTCCGATCGCCGGCGGTCGGGGTCATGGTCATGCGCGCACCCTTGGGTCGAGGACGGTGTAGAAGATGTCGACGAGGAAGTTGGCGACGACGTACGTCGCGGCGATCAGCAGGATCAGCCCCTGGACCATCACGTAGTCGCGGCCGTTGATGCTGCTGAACAGCAGGGTCCCGACGCCGGGCAGGCCGCAGATCAGCTCGATGACGATGGTGCCGCCCACCAGGTGCCCGATGTTGACGCCGACCACGGTGATCAGCGTCGGCAGGGAGGGCTTGAGCGCGTAGCGGGTGAGGATCGTCGAGGGCTTGAGCCCGACCGAGCGGGCCAGCAGGATGTAGTCCTCCTGCAGGGTGCGGATCATCTCGGTGCGCAGGATCCTCAGATACACCGGGATCAGCCCCGCCGAGAGCGCGATCGTCGGTATCAGCAGGGACTTGATGCTCTCGCCGACGTCCTCGGACAGCGGCACGAAGCCCAGCGCCGGCAGGACCTGCAGCTTCACCGCCAGCAGGAACACCAGCAGCACGGCGACCATGAAGTGCGGCAGCGCCTGGAAGCCGAACGTGATGACGGCGACCACGCGGTCGATCCAGGAGTCGCGGCGGTTGGCCGCGATGGTGGCGAGCGGGATCGCGATCGCGAGCGAGACGATCTCGGCCATCACCAGCAGCTGCAGGGTGACCGGCAGCCGGTCGGCCACGGCGGCGAGCACCGTCTCCCCCGTGCGGTAGGACTGCCCCAGGTCGCCCTGCAGCAGGCCGCCCAGCCAGGAGAAGTAGCGCTCCATGAGCGGCTGGTCGAGGCCCAGGCTCTTCCGCACGGCCTCGACCGCCTCCGCCGAAGGGGCGTCGCTAGAGGCGACGATCACCTCGGCGGTGTCGCCGGGGAGCAGGTCCAGGAGGACGTAGACCAGGAACGTCACGCCCAGCAGCACCCCCACCAGGTGTGCCACCCGGATAGCCGCGATCCGCATCGTGTCCTCCTGCTCGGGTCGACGACGCCTCGGTGTGACGCGCGTCATGCGGCAGCGTATGGCCGCTCCCGAGGGGCAACTACCGGCCCGTGCCGCCGGCTGGCACGACGCCGGACGGCGCCTGAGCGAGGGTCGCGACAGCGTGTTCGGCGACCGCGACGTCGACCTCGGGGGCGGCGCCGCTCACGCCGATGGCACCCACGACGGCACCCTCCTCGCGGATCAGGATCCCGCCGGGCAGGGTCGTGGCCGCGAACGGGAGCTGGTCGTCGGCGAGACGCCAGACGTCGGGGTGGGCGTCGCGCATCGCCGCCAGCTCCGCGGACGGCCGTCCGAAGGCGACCGCCGTGCGCGCCTTGCTGCGGGCGATGCCCAGGGTGAACCAGCCGGCCTCGTCCATGCGGGCGGAGGCGACCTCGATCCCGCCGGCGTCGACCACCACCATGCTCAGGCGCAGGGACGAGGCGGCCGCGGCCTCCTGCACCTGCGTCAGCAGCCGCTGCGCGGTCTCGAGCCTCATCCTCAGTACCTCACACCGGCCGGGACGGGCTGGCCGAACAGCTGGAGGCCGTAGCCCTCGTAGGTCAGCTCGGCGGCGTTGTTGATGTGGTTCATGGCGGCGTGCAGGTCGCGCCAGAACCGCTGGAAGGGCAGGTCGCGGCGCAGCGCTCCGCCACCGGCGTGCATGAAGAGCTCGTCGACGGCGTCCACCGCGCGGCGTACCGAGCGCACCTGGTTGCGCCGCACCTCCAGGCGGAGTGCGGGCGTGAGCGCGTCCTTGGCGCCCGCCTCGTAGACGCGGTTGATGTCGTTGAGGAACTGCAGCCGGCTGGCCGCGATGTCGGAGGAGGCGGCGCCCAGGACGGCGAGCTGGTGCGGGCTGCCGGCGACGGCGGCACCGCGGGCGTCGACGCGCTCGCGGGTGTGCTCGACGAACGCATGGAGCGCGCCCTCGGCGATCGCGAGGGTGCCGGCGGTGATCGCGCCGGAGAACATGGTCGGGAACGGCATCCGGTAGAGCGGGTTGGTGCGGCGCAGCTCGGCGCTCGGAAGCGCCTGCGGGTCCACGAGCCGGTCCGGGCTGATGTAGGCGTCCTTGATGACGATGTCCTTGCTGCCCGTGCCCTCGAGGCCGATGACGTCCCAGGAGTCGGCGACGATCTCGTAGTCCGAGCGCGGCAGGATGAAGTGGCGCACCGCGCGAGCCGGGTCGGCGACGACCCCGTCGGCATCGGTGAGCATGCCGCCCAGGAAGATCCACTGGCAGTGGTCGGTGCCGGACGAGAACGACCAGCGGCCGCTGAGCAGCCAGCCCTCGCCCTCCGGCTTGGCCCGGCCCATCGGGGCGTACGGCGAGGCGATCCAGGTGTCCGGGTCCTCGCCCCAGACCGCCTGCTGGAGGTCGTGGTCGCACATGGCCATCTCCCACGGGTGCACGCCGACGACGCTGGAGACCCAGCCCGCTGCCCCCGACCTGGCGCCGACGGCGAGCACGGCCTCGAAGAACTCCACCGGGTGCACCTCGTCGCCGCCGAACTCGGCCGGTTGGAGGAGACGCGTGACGCCGGTCCAGCGGATGCGGTCGGCCACCTCGTCGGTGAGC includes the following:
- a CDS encoding ABC transporter ATP-binding protein, which codes for MSAPLLEVEGLEMHFSTARGVAQVINGVDLRIGEGEVHGLVGESGSGKSVTARSILGILPQRSIAHRAGRIGYRGRDLAALSEKEMRQEIRGQQIAMVFQDPMTALNPVMRIGQQLAMPIRRHRGVSKREALARAVELLHQVDLPDPEGRLRSFPHELSGGQRQRVMIAIALACDPQLLIADEPTTALDVTVQAQILDLFDELREERGLAILLVSHDLGLIAERCDQVSVMYAGEVVERGGARDVFEHGRHPYTRLLEGARPRLEDPPHTVLNTISGRAPNLVDRPVGCPFRARCPQALDVCAHVRPPLTADEGTLSAAACHNPTSVDLPDPSTERPEPTFEVSPR
- a CDS encoding ABC transporter permease; its protein translation is MTMTPTAGDRTDLTAAGAGVAPPAEPRARRKVRWVTMLSAAWIALLVLGAVLFPLLPLPDPDRSDYAAIAVPPGHVDHWLGTDTIGRDMLSRLLIGGRVSLTVGIGGIALAVLVGAVLGLISGYFGGWLSRIINGVMDILLAFPSLVALIALSVFMGPGLKTIIIGIGFIAAPQVARVTRAATLGFAEREFVIASRGMGSGSWRILRREIVPNVVGPVIAFATVLVAVAIVAEGSLSFLGLGVPPPTSSWGTMMGDGRSDFDSAPHIALLPAGAMFVTLLALYFLAEELNRKFDIKEAAL
- a CDS encoding ABC transporter permease; this encodes MRIAAIRVAHLVGVLLGVTFLVYVLLDLLPGDTAEVIVASSDAPSAEAVEAVRKSLGLDQPLMERYFSWLGGLLQGDLGQSYRTGETVLAAVADRLPVTLQLLVMAEIVSLAIAIPLATIAANRRDSWIDRVVAVITFGFQALPHFMVAVLLVFLLAVKLQVLPALGFVPLSEDVGESIKSLLIPTIALSAGLIPVYLRILRTEMIRTLQEDYILLARSVGLKPSTILTRYALKPSLPTLITVVGVNIGHLVGGTIVIELICGLPGVGTLLFSSINGRDYVMVQGLILLIAATYVVANFLVDIFYTVLDPRVRA
- a CDS encoding GlcG/HbpS family heme-binding protein, which encodes MRLETAQRLLTQVQEAAAASSLRLSMVVVDAGGIEVASARMDEAGWFTLGIARSKARTAVAFGRPSAELAAMRDAHPDVWRLADDQLPFAATTLPGGILIREEGAVVGAIGVSGAAPEVDVAVAEHAVATLAQAPSGVVPAGGTGR
- a CDS encoding hydroxylase; translated protein: MTEVLERIEKQGDFLAESGPECERLGRLTDEVADRIRWTGVTRLLQPAEFGGDEVHPVEFFEAVLAVGARSGAAGWVSSVVGVHPWEMAMCDHDLQQAVWGEDPDTWIASPYAPMGRAKPEGEGWLLSGRWSFSSGTDHCQWIFLGGMLTDADGVVADPARAVRHFILPRSDYEIVADSWDVIGLEGTGSKDIVIKDAYISPDRLVDPQALPSAELRRTNPLYRMPFPTMFSGAITAGTLAIAEGALHAFVEHTRERVDARGAAVAGSPHQLAVLGAASSDIAASRLQFLNDINRVYEAGAKDALTPALRLEVRRNQVRSVRRAVDAVDELFMHAGGGALRRDLPFQRFWRDLHAAMNHINNAAELTYEGYGLQLFGQPVPAGVRY